A DNA window from Rhizobium sp. NXC14 contains the following coding sequences:
- the galE gene encoding UDP-glucose 4-epimerase GalE: protein MPRHILVTGGAGFIGSHICKTLSRAGMIPVTYDNLSTGHADSVRWGPLVRGELGDAAALRRTMAEFSPDCVIHCSANAYVGESVDMPRKYYRNNVVGSLTLLEACLDQEIDKIVFSSSCATYGVPASLPIREESLQQPVNPYGRTKLIFEMALEDFAAAYGIRFAALRYFNAAGADPEGELAERHEPETHLIPRALLAAAGRLDRLDVFGTDYATEDGTCVRDYIHVSDLAQAHLAAVNHLIADGASLSVNLGSGRGTSVREIIDAVYRASGREVPVRYRARRPGDPPILFANTARAKAELGFVPALSDLDTIIRTAGPTFGLEVTA, encoded by the coding sequence ATGCCCCGCCATATACTCGTCACCGGCGGCGCCGGTTTCATAGGCAGTCATATCTGCAAAACGCTGTCGCGCGCCGGGATGATCCCCGTTACCTACGACAATCTCTCGACCGGACATGCCGACAGCGTCCGCTGGGGCCCGCTCGTCCGCGGGGAACTCGGCGACGCCGCTGCGCTGCGCCGGACGATGGCCGAATTTTCGCCCGATTGCGTCATCCATTGCAGCGCCAATGCCTATGTCGGCGAATCCGTCGACATGCCGCGGAAATATTACCGCAACAATGTCGTCGGCAGTCTCACGCTGCTCGAGGCCTGTCTCGACCAGGAAATCGACAAGATCGTTTTTTCCAGCAGTTGCGCCACCTATGGCGTTCCCGCCTCGTTGCCGATACGGGAGGAAAGTCTGCAGCAGCCGGTCAATCCTTATGGCCGCACCAAGCTGATCTTCGAGATGGCGCTCGAGGATTTTGCCGCTGCCTATGGCATCCGCTTCGCTGCATTGCGTTATTTCAACGCGGCCGGCGCCGATCCGGAGGGTGAGCTTGCCGAGCGTCACGAGCCCGAGACACATCTTATCCCCCGCGCCCTTCTTGCTGCCGCCGGCAGACTGGACCGGCTCGATGTCTTCGGAACCGATTATGCAACCGAGGACGGAACCTGCGTTCGCGACTATATCCATGTCAGCGATCTCGCACAGGCACATTTGGCCGCCGTCAACCACCTGATCGCAGACGGCGCCTCGCTCAGCGTCAATCTTGGTTCCGGCCGTGGCACGTCAGTGCGCGAGATCATCGACGCGGTCTATCGCGCCAGCGGCCGCGAAGTCCCCGTCCGTTATCGCGCCCGCCGCCCCGGAGACCCGCCGATCCTCTTTGCCAATACGGCACGGGCGAAGGCAGAGCTCGGCTTCGTGCCGGCTCTTTCCGATCTCGACACGATCATCCGCACGGCCGGCCCGACCTTCGGGCTGGAGGTGACGGCATGA
- a CDS encoding UDP-glucuronic acid decarboxylase family protein yields MRSFVPDEGYSEVKNIAVLKNLGTALVNGGAGFLGSHLCERLLLSGHSVICLDNFSTGRRANVEHLASNPRFRIIEHDVRQPFDIEASLIFNFASPASPPDYQRDPVGTLLTSVLGAVNTLDCARKTGAIVVQSSTSEVYGDPTQIPQRESYCGNVNSIGPRACYDEGKRSAETLFFDYHRTYGVDIKVGRIFNTYGPRMRADDGRVVSNFIVQALRNADLTIYGDGQQTRSFCYVDDLIEGFLRFSAAGSACHGPINLGNPGEFTVRRLAEIVRDLTNSRSRIVHLPAVVDDPRQRRPDISRAMTELAWQPHIELEAGLARTVEYFDGLLAGTEQAEAV; encoded by the coding sequence ATGCGTAGTTTCGTTCCCGACGAAGGCTATTCTGAAGTAAAGAACATAGCGGTGCTCAAGAATCTGGGCACCGCTCTTGTAAATGGCGGAGCCGGCTTTCTTGGCTCGCATCTCTGCGAAAGGCTTCTGCTAAGCGGCCACAGCGTCATATGCCTCGACAACTTTTCCACCGGCCGCCGTGCAAATGTCGAGCATCTCGCATCGAACCCCCGCTTTCGCATCATCGAGCACGATGTGCGTCAGCCCTTCGATATCGAAGCGTCGCTGATCTTCAACTTCGCCTCTCCTGCCTCTCCGCCCGACTATCAACGGGACCCGGTGGGCACCTTGCTTACCAGCGTACTCGGCGCCGTTAACACCTTGGATTGTGCGCGCAAGACCGGCGCGATCGTCGTTCAGTCGTCGACGTCGGAAGTCTATGGCGACCCGACCCAGATCCCGCAACGCGAATCCTATTGCGGCAATGTCAACTCCATCGGGCCGCGAGCCTGCTACGATGAGGGAAAACGCAGTGCCGAAACCCTGTTTTTCGACTACCACAGGACCTACGGCGTCGACATAAAGGTCGGCCGCATCTTCAACACCTACGGGCCCCGCATGCGCGCCGATGACGGGCGGGTGGTCTCCAACTTCATCGTGCAGGCCCTGCGCAACGCCGACCTGACCATCTACGGCGACGGCCAGCAGACTCGCTCTTTCTGCTATGTCGATGATCTCATCGAAGGTTTTCTGCGCTTCTCGGCAGCCGGCAGCGCATGCCACGGTCCGATCAATCTCGGCAACCCGGGCGAGTTCACCGTTCGACGCCTGGCGGAAATCGTCCGGGACCTCACAAATTCGCGTTCCCGCATCGTTCACCTTCCGGCTGTCGTCGACGATCCACGCCAGCGGCGGCCGGATATCTCACGGGCGATGACGGAACTGGCATGGCAGCCTCATATCGAGCTCGAAGCCGGCCTTGCGCGCACCGTCGAATATTTCGACGGCCTGCTTGCCGGGACGGAACAGGCGGAGGCCGTATGA
- a CDS encoding response regulator transcription factor has translation MFMTGSGMENADQTRKSSPSGDTILVVAKADLFSECMVEALAKKFPNCDVPSITNATPMLAKDSSDIKLVLFYHIPTPELQEALQAVRENHPETSIGLVVEAIDMMEPYVSRLVEARIIDGVLPLNLRLDVFMAAVDLLMKGGEHFPSALLNRLTNKGTQLEPSLYQTKSVDAARNNALKLRRDSISALTTREVQILDLICKGTQNKIIADKLHLSENTVKVHVRNIYKKMNVRNRTEAASRFFNDHPVGDDDMSSRWRN, from the coding sequence ATGTTCATGACAGGTTCAGGAATGGAGAATGCGGACCAGACGAGAAAGTCTAGCCCATCCGGAGATACTATCCTTGTAGTAGCCAAGGCTGATCTGTTTTCAGAATGCATGGTGGAGGCGCTGGCAAAGAAATTTCCAAATTGCGATGTGCCAAGCATAACGAACGCAACTCCGATGCTGGCAAAGGATAGCAGCGATATAAAGCTGGTTTTATTTTACCATATACCTACGCCGGAGTTGCAAGAAGCGCTGCAGGCGGTCAGGGAAAATCATCCGGAAACCTCGATCGGACTTGTCGTCGAAGCCATCGACATGATGGAGCCCTATGTCAGCCGTTTGGTCGAGGCACGGATCATCGACGGTGTCCTGCCGCTTAATCTTCGGCTTGATGTCTTCATGGCCGCGGTGGATCTGCTGATGAAGGGCGGGGAGCATTTTCCCTCGGCGCTTCTCAACCGCCTCACCAATAAGGGGACCCAACTGGAGCCCTCACTTTATCAGACCAAGTCGGTTGATGCCGCCCGCAACAATGCGCTCAAGCTGAGACGCGACAGCATCTCCGCCTTGACGACCCGGGAGGTTCAGATCCTGGATCTCATCTGCAAGGGGACGCAGAACAAGATTATTGCCGACAAGCTGCATCTTTCCGAAAACACGGTGAAGGTTCACGTCCGCAACATCTATAAGAAGATGAACGTGCGAAACCGTACGGAAGCAGCGTCTCGCTTTTTCAACGACCATCCGGTCGGCGATGACGACATGTCCAGCCGGTGGCGCAACTGA
- a CDS encoding DEAD/DEAH box helicase: MQIDADRAERERLLAILDFWHKIEFFIPYDLSSRLVSGEGRTIFWLHAETLLQDSAALSRPVIPEEKQITGFTLFLGVFSKSEISDVRRHFDNDAVDIAECEDAERSDLDGDTCFASLQLTPLGQPMFETFSVSTLPWALGRVRKTGLSSLSHEAFANGKRQLLELLQNFQAQRQLGSSSFEAATDQPIDAGEIVALHELLCDWAGFASRQEKPIAAVEIRYRDRSERPELISLPPQQEDHAPNADEEDESASLDEDIGILNSFFIEDIERAMICVKQGNVPEPLRRYLNPPADENRVDLYSEEGRRAIIRALHPRNLNRGRWLSEPHLAMSLMQQFAINAAIGGLSETGLFSVNGPPGTGKTTLLRDMFADNIVRRARVLSSLTTARDALDGSPRRVGFTDRSTASISALIPALAGFEMVVASSNNAAVENISRDLPKRSSIASTSSFQYLQTVAHKIACQKDNGAVVKLPDGDRPWGLIACALGNSRNRRAFKERFAFMEIAERPMPGWSGAAKPQTIWEWLKSYEGPSFAEAASAFHAADEMVREKISQYARYADLRDEIAPVSQDAFCREALERVAVAADEVLHAQNRCDMLATEMRRIADGLSYLKEEEQLLDRSAPARWRRVLSTNPARQHRQEVIANARKQLELRKALAECEDQLAKTDKPTLERALREHDRAERALRSRQKIWSAKKEELERLGEILDHPAAPERLTDLDEDQVQIDGLWHQDELAALRSALLEAALTLHEAWLADVGRKGGGFGGNIVAVTKVLSNNNPVDDKHIASIWQSLFMIVPIVSTTFASFAKQFRGLGPGSIGWVFIDEAGQAVPQAAVGALMRARRVMVIGDPLQIEPVFTLPSALISGASALSPHTAAGQYSPNRASVQMLADAANRYGTTLQGEEADGLWIGSPLRVHRRCIDPMFSLANQIAYRNKMIFGLEERRPAGDASPFYGDSAWIDVKGKVSGKQVVAEQIDFIVDLLAATYHRDGALPDIYIISPFKEIKTGLRRALSHAVWIDQDGYARGSPAKLQKWLQERVGTVHTFQGKEEDIVFMVLGADAEHRGAAGWAASKPNLLNVALTRAKRRFYIVGDRTLWQTLPYFREAANALQTIRPAEFLTRNELNMRIGLRRRSLNACCDVPPETQTPP; this comes from the coding sequence ATGCAGATCGATGCGGACAGGGCAGAACGGGAACGGCTTCTGGCCATTCTCGATTTCTGGCATAAGATCGAGTTTTTCATACCTTATGATCTCTCCAGTCGCCTCGTCTCCGGCGAAGGACGGACCATTTTCTGGCTGCATGCAGAGACGCTCTTGCAGGACAGCGCTGCACTCAGCCGTCCTGTCATACCCGAGGAGAAGCAGATCACCGGCTTTACCTTATTCCTCGGCGTTTTCAGCAAATCCGAGATCTCCGACGTCCGCAGGCACTTCGATAACGATGCGGTCGACATCGCCGAGTGTGAGGATGCCGAACGCAGCGATCTCGATGGCGATACCTGCTTTGCCAGCCTGCAGCTTACTCCGCTCGGACAGCCGATGTTCGAAACATTTTCCGTCTCGACGCTTCCGTGGGCCCTCGGACGGGTACGGAAAACCGGTCTCTCCTCGCTCAGCCATGAGGCATTTGCCAACGGCAAGCGGCAGCTGTTGGAATTGCTTCAAAACTTTCAGGCGCAGCGACAGCTGGGGTCTTCATCCTTCGAGGCTGCCACCGATCAGCCGATCGATGCCGGCGAAATCGTGGCGCTGCATGAATTGCTCTGCGATTGGGCAGGTTTTGCCTCACGCCAGGAAAAGCCCATCGCCGCCGTTGAAATACGCTACCGCGACAGGTCGGAAAGACCCGAGCTCATCTCGTTGCCGCCTCAACAGGAGGATCATGCACCCAACGCCGATGAGGAAGACGAAAGTGCCAGCCTTGATGAAGACATTGGCATTCTGAACAGCTTCTTTATCGAGGATATCGAACGGGCGATGATCTGCGTCAAGCAGGGCAATGTCCCGGAGCCGCTCCGGCGGTACCTCAACCCGCCGGCAGATGAAAATCGGGTCGACCTTTATTCGGAAGAAGGACGCCGGGCGATCATTCGGGCGCTGCATCCCCGCAATCTCAACCGTGGACGCTGGCTGAGCGAGCCTCATCTCGCAATGAGCCTCATGCAACAGTTCGCGATCAATGCGGCGATCGGCGGCCTGTCGGAAACGGGATTATTCTCGGTCAACGGCCCGCCGGGCACCGGAAAGACCACGCTGCTGCGTGACATGTTCGCGGACAACATCGTTCGGCGCGCCCGGGTGCTCTCCTCACTGACGACGGCGCGCGACGCCCTTGACGGCTCGCCACGCCGTGTCGGTTTTACGGATCGGAGCACCGCCTCCATATCGGCGCTGATCCCAGCCCTTGCCGGATTCGAAATGGTCGTCGCCTCCTCTAACAATGCCGCCGTGGAGAATATTTCGCGCGACCTTCCCAAGCGGAGCTCGATCGCGAGCACGTCTTCCTTTCAATATTTGCAGACGGTTGCACACAAGATCGCCTGCCAGAAAGACAACGGAGCGGTCGTCAAGCTCCCTGACGGCGACCGCCCATGGGGGTTGATCGCCTGCGCGCTCGGCAATTCCAGGAACCGCCGGGCCTTCAAAGAACGTTTCGCCTTCATGGAGATCGCCGAAAGACCGATGCCCGGCTGGTCGGGCGCAGCAAAGCCGCAGACCATCTGGGAATGGTTGAAGAGCTATGAGGGGCCAAGCTTCGCTGAAGCGGCATCGGCTTTTCATGCCGCCGACGAGATGGTTCGCGAAAAGATCAGCCAATATGCGCGCTATGCCGATCTGCGTGATGAGATAGCGCCCGTTTCGCAGGATGCATTCTGCCGCGAAGCGCTCGAGAGGGTGGCTGTCGCCGCGGACGAAGTTTTGCATGCGCAGAATCGATGCGACATGCTGGCGACCGAAATGCGCCGCATCGCCGACGGTTTGTCTTATCTGAAGGAGGAGGAACAGCTGCTCGACCGCAGCGCCCCTGCGAGATGGAGGAGAGTGCTCTCGACCAACCCGGCCCGGCAGCATCGCCAGGAAGTCATCGCCAATGCGCGGAAGCAGCTGGAACTGCGCAAGGCGCTGGCCGAATGCGAAGATCAGCTTGCGAAAACCGATAAACCCACATTGGAACGGGCTTTGCGAGAGCATGACCGGGCCGAACGGGCACTGCGGTCACGACAGAAAATCTGGTCTGCGAAAAAAGAGGAACTCGAGCGGCTGGGGGAAATTCTCGATCATCCCGCCGCACCGGAGCGTCTCACCGATCTCGATGAGGATCAGGTGCAGATCGACGGCCTCTGGCATCAGGACGAACTGGCGGCTCTGCGTTCGGCATTGCTGGAAGCAGCGTTGACGCTGCATGAAGCTTGGTTGGCCGATGTCGGCAGGAAGGGCGGAGGTTTTGGCGGAAATATCGTTGCCGTCACCAAAGTGCTTTCCAACAACAATCCCGTCGATGACAAGCACATTGCATCGATCTGGCAGAGCCTTTTCATGATCGTTCCGATCGTCTCCACGACATTCGCGTCTTTTGCCAAGCAGTTCCGCGGGCTTGGGCCCGGCTCGATCGGCTGGGTCTTCATCGATGAAGCCGGCCAGGCGGTGCCGCAGGCGGCGGTCGGGGCGTTGATGCGGGCACGTCGCGTCATGGTGATCGGCGATCCCTTGCAGATCGAACCGGTTTTCACGCTCCCCAGCGCGCTGATTTCAGGCGCTTCGGCTCTTTCACCGCACACGGCGGCAGGCCAATATTCGCCGAACAGGGCGTCTGTGCAGATGCTGGCCGATGCGGCCAATCGCTACGGAACGACGCTTCAGGGCGAGGAGGCGGATGGGCTCTGGATCGGCAGCCCGCTCAGAGTGCATCGACGCTGCATCGATCCGATGTTCAGCCTTGCCAATCAGATCGCCTATCGGAACAAGATGATCTTCGGGCTGGAAGAGCGCCGGCCGGCCGGCGACGCATCGCCCTTTTATGGCGACAGCGCCTGGATCGACGTCAAGGGCAAGGTCTCGGGCAAACAGGTCGTTGCCGAGCAGATAGACTTCATCGTCGACCTCCTCGCCGCGACTTATCACCGGGACGGTGCATTGCCGGACATCTACATCATCTCGCCGTTCAAGGAGATCAAGACCGGTTTGAGACGGGCTCTTTCTCATGCGGTCTGGATCGACCAAGACGGATATGCGCGCGGATCTCCAGCGAAACTACAGAAATGGCTTCAGGAACGGGTAGGTACGGTTCACACCTTCCAGGGCAAGGAAGAAGATATCGTTTTCATGGTTCTCGGTGCCGATGCCGAACATCGCGGAGCGGCCGGCTGGGCCGCATCCAAGCCAAACCTGTTGAACGTGGCGCTGACGCGCGCCAAGCGCCGTTTCTACATCGTCGGCGACCGCACGCTCTGGCAAACGCTTCCCTATTTCAGAGAGGCGGCAAATGCGTTGCAGACGATCCGGCCCGCGGAATTCCTGACCCGAAACGAGCTGAACATGAGGATCGGACTCCGGCGCCGTTCGCTGAACGCATGTTGTGACGTTCCCCCAGAAACGCAAACCCCGCCATGA
- a CDS encoding glycosyltransferase family 2 protein produces MSLVSEIDHRVRTAKAAADPFNPVFTGWNRVAYGFGILCWLAALGYFWIWWCQSAHIISWPAFVLVTAVLAWITLVPAYFIMIFLDARTISSRARLPEGRVAMVVTKAPSEPFAVVRATLQAMLDQTGVEFDVWLADEDPSAETRRWCAEHGVLISTRKGVAEYHRTTWPRRTRCKEGNLAYFYDHFGYARYDFVAQFDADHVPTPTYLREVLRPFADPAVGYVSAPSICDANAAESWVARGRLYAEASLHGSLQTGYNNGWAPLCIGSHYAVRTTALRQIGGLGPELAEDHSTTLMMNAGGWRGVHAIDAIAHGDGPANFVDLAVQEFQWSRSLVTILLQYSRRYVINLPWRLKFQFVFSQLWYPLFSAVMAVMFLLPVAALLTGQVFVNVTYPDFLLHFAPMSIVLMLFAFFWRATGTFRPQDAKLFGWEGLAFVFLRWPWSLAGSLAAIRDHFSGSFVDFRITPKGRQQQQSLPLRVVAPYLALAGLCAAAMVFAGEAAAAQGFYLFAAMNLALYLSLTVLIVVRHAIENGLPLLPQSRGLWLATATGLAICVTGGMQAGTHGLRGLEALSHGQTLISFSQSQFAVAGAGHGKTRTVKFRLRWNGYGNTGRDQQGV; encoded by the coding sequence ATGAGCCTGGTTTCGGAGATCGATCACAGGGTCAGGACGGCGAAAGCTGCTGCGGACCCATTCAACCCCGTGTTCACAGGGTGGAATCGTGTCGCCTATGGTTTCGGCATCCTCTGCTGGCTGGCGGCGCTCGGCTATTTCTGGATCTGGTGGTGTCAGTCCGCCCATATCATTTCCTGGCCAGCCTTCGTGCTCGTCACCGCCGTGCTTGCCTGGATTACGCTTGTCCCCGCCTATTTCATCATGATCTTCCTCGATGCAAGAACGATCAGCTCGCGCGCCCGGCTGCCGGAAGGACGCGTGGCGATGGTCGTCACCAAGGCGCCGTCCGAACCCTTTGCCGTCGTCCGCGCCACGCTTCAGGCGATGCTAGATCAGACTGGTGTCGAGTTCGATGTCTGGCTAGCCGACGAGGATCCGTCCGCGGAAACCAGACGCTGGTGCGCCGAGCACGGCGTGCTGATATCGACGCGGAAGGGCGTGGCGGAGTATCACCGCACGACCTGGCCGCGCCGGACGCGGTGCAAGGAAGGCAATCTTGCTTATTTCTACGACCATTTCGGCTATGCGCGTTACGATTTCGTCGCCCAGTTCGATGCCGATCATGTGCCGACACCGACATATCTCCGTGAAGTCCTGCGCCCTTTCGCCGATCCTGCCGTTGGCTATGTTTCCGCACCCAGCATCTGTGATGCGAATGCCGCGGAGAGTTGGGTCGCGCGCGGCAGGCTCTACGCAGAGGCAAGTCTGCACGGCTCGCTGCAGACCGGTTACAACAATGGTTGGGCGCCCCTTTGCATCGGCTCCCACTATGCGGTCCGCACAACAGCCCTTCGCCAGATCGGCGGCCTTGGCCCCGAGCTTGCCGAAGATCATTCGACGACGCTGATGATGAACGCCGGCGGCTGGCGCGGCGTCCACGCGATCGATGCGATCGCTCATGGCGACGGCCCGGCGAATTTCGTCGATCTCGCCGTGCAGGAATTCCAGTGGTCGCGCAGCCTCGTCACCATCCTGCTGCAATATTCCCGCCGCTACGTCATCAATCTGCCCTGGCGGCTGAAATTCCAGTTCGTCTTTTCGCAGCTGTGGTATCCGCTCTTTTCCGCCGTCATGGCAGTGATGTTCCTGCTGCCGGTTGCCGCCTTGCTGACGGGCCAGGTCTTCGTCAACGTGACCTATCCGGATTTTCTGCTGCATTTCGCGCCGATGTCGATCGTGCTGATGCTCTTTGCTTTCTTCTGGCGGGCCACGGGAACCTTCCGGCCGCAGGACGCGAAACTGTTTGGCTGGGAAGGGCTCGCCTTCGTCTTTCTGCGCTGGCCATGGTCGCTGGCCGGCAGCCTGGCGGCTATTCGCGACCATTTCTCCGGTTCTTTCGTCGACTTTCGCATCACCCCGAAGGGAAGGCAGCAGCAGCAGTCTTTGCCGCTGCGCGTCGTTGCGCCCTATCTTGCTCTCGCGGGGCTTTGCGCCGCGGCCATGGTGTTCGCCGGCGAGGCCGCTGCCGCTCAGGGCTTTTATCTTTTCGCTGCGATGAACCTCGCGCTCTATCTGTCGCTGACCGTGCTGATCGTCGTTCGCCATGCGATCGAGAACGGCCTGCCGCTGCTGCCGCAATCGCGCGGCCTCTGGCTTGCGACGGCTACGGGTTTGGCGATCTGTGTCACCGGCGGCATGCAGGCGGGCACCCACGGCCTGCGCGGCCTCGAAGCCCTTTCCCATGGCCAGACGCTCATCAGTTTCAGCCAATCGCAATTTGCCGTCGCCGGGGCCGGTCACGGCAAGACCAGGACCGTGAAGTTTCGCCTCAGGTGGAATGGATACGGAAACACCGGGCGGGACCAACAGGGTGTATGA
- a CDS encoding DUF995 domain-containing protein, whose product MSIESRLYGAALALSLCLPLAAHAAEAAEKNPPTPLSAYELYRIYGDKTWTWDTGGGRFFDEGRRFVAWTNDKGKQSFAEGRWVVDDLGQLCMRATWTNAEGAARASTCFGHRKIGNTIYQRRQPDGNWYIFRHSSVRQDDEFRKLVSADTVSAKAYELKQFLLNQEIARKEGEP is encoded by the coding sequence ATGAGCATCGAATCGAGACTATATGGCGCAGCCCTGGCTCTCAGCCTGTGTCTGCCGTTGGCGGCGCACGCTGCCGAGGCCGCTGAGAAGAATCCGCCGACGCCGCTCAGCGCCTATGAACTCTACCGCATCTACGGTGACAAGACCTGGACCTGGGATACCGGCGGCGGTCGTTTCTTCGATGAAGGACGGCGGTTCGTGGCCTGGACCAACGACAAGGGCAAGCAGTCCTTCGCCGAAGGCAGATGGGTGGTCGACGATCTCGGTCAGCTCTGCATGCGCGCGACCTGGACGAACGCCGAGGGAGCAGCGCGTGCCAGCACCTGTTTCGGTCATCGCAAGATCGGCAACACGATCTACCAGCGCCGCCAGCCGGACGGCAATTGGTACATCTTCCGCCATTCTTCTGTGCGCCAGGATGACGAATTCCGCAAGCTCGTCTCCGCAGATACCGTCAGCGCCAAGGCGTATGAACTGAAGCAGTTTCTGCTGAATCAGGAAATAGCCCGAAAGGAGGGTGAGCCATGA